In one Sphingobium indicum B90A genomic region, the following are encoded:
- the rplQ gene encoding 50S ribosomal protein L17 encodes MRHKVGHRKLQRSAGHRNSLLRNLAASLIKHEQILTTTPKAKELRPYVEKLITLAKKGGLSNRRLAHARLQDDAQLTKLFDVLAERYKDRNGGYTRVIKAGIRASDAAPIAIIELVDRDVDAKGQDSGPVQNADADELEAA; translated from the coding sequence ATGCGTCACAAGGTTGGTCATCGCAAGCTGCAGCGCAGCGCCGGGCATCGCAACTCGCTGCTCCGCAACCTCGCGGCTTCGCTCATCAAGCATGAGCAGATCCTGACGACCACGCCCAAGGCGAAGGAACTGCGTCCCTATGTCGAGAAGCTGATCACCCTCGCCAAGAAGGGTGGCCTGTCGAACCGTCGTCTGGCCCATGCGCGCCTGCAGGACGATGCGCAGCTCACCAAGCTGTTCGACGTGCTGGCCGAGCGCTACAAGGATCGCAACGGCGGCTATACCCGCGTGATCAAGGCCGGCATCCGCGCTTCGGACGCGGCGCCGATCGCGATCATCGAACTGGTGGACCGCGACGTCGACGCCAAGGGTCAGGATTCCGGTCCGGTCCAGAACGCCGACGCCGACGAACTGGAAGCGGCTTGA
- a CDS encoding prolyl oligopeptidase family serine peptidase, with the protein MRAFGCFALAALLFAALPAQAEPDAAVAGASELRYPAARRIDLVEDHFGVKVTDPYRWLENDLRGDPAVRDWVAQENALTRRFIDGLPGRDILKRRMQALFAHGRYTIPRKAGGRYFYGYNKGLQNQTPLYVREGLTGRQRLLIDPNDWAEDGSDALAEWAPSPDGRFLLYAVQEAGSDWRTLKILDVATARPLEDVVQWVKFSQLAWDGRGQGFFYSRFAALQDGADPRSSTVGQQLFYHRLGTAQAQDQLIYATPDQPRLGHTAQVTQDGRWLVIASFQGTDPRRELHVAELTGGKVKVRSLVRGMTNDWRLIGSRGPTLYFITDQYAPRLRVVSIDARHPRRSGTQVVAERGDTLAGGSLVGDRLILAYLSDAETVAELVGLDGRKVSDVPLPGIGTAAGFGGRDGDPETFFSFSGFTTPSSIYRFDTATLRYELFARPDLPFNPDDYGIEQVSYPSKDGTMIPMTVIRKKALALSKTPAPTILYGYGGFNIALTPGYSATRMAWLEQGGVYAIANLRGGGEFGKAWHDAGRLANKQNVFDDFIAAGEYLKANGYTAKDGLAIEGRSNGGLLVGAVVNQRPDLFAAALPAVGVMDMLRFDRFTAGRYWIDDYGSPDREEDFRLLHAYSPYHNIMGGKDYPAILVTTGDTDDRVVPAHSFKYAAALQAAELGPKPRLIRIDTKAGHGAGKPVDKLIDEYADSYAFAAYYAGLKLDAAPK; encoded by the coding sequence ATGCGCGCCTTTGGCTGCTTTGCTTTGGCGGCGCTGTTGTTCGCGGCCCTCCCCGCGCAGGCGGAGCCGGATGCGGCGGTCGCTGGCGCTTCGGAACTGCGCTATCCCGCCGCCCGGCGGATCGACCTGGTCGAGGATCATTTCGGGGTCAAGGTGACCGATCCCTATCGCTGGCTGGAAAACGACCTGCGCGGCGATCCCGCCGTGCGCGACTGGGTGGCGCAGGAAAATGCCCTCACCCGCCGCTTCATCGACGGCCTGCCGGGGCGCGACATCCTAAAGCGGCGCATGCAGGCGCTGTTCGCCCATGGCCGCTACACCATCCCGCGCAAGGCCGGGGGGCGCTATTTCTACGGCTATAACAAGGGGCTTCAGAACCAGACGCCGCTCTATGTGCGCGAAGGGCTGACCGGGCGGCAGCGGCTGCTGATCGATCCCAATGACTGGGCGGAGGACGGGTCGGACGCGCTGGCGGAATGGGCGCCCTCCCCCGACGGCCGTTTCCTGCTCTATGCCGTGCAGGAGGCCGGGAGCGACTGGCGCACGCTGAAGATACTGGACGTGGCGACGGCCAGGCCGCTGGAAGACGTGGTGCAGTGGGTGAAATTTTCCCAACTCGCCTGGGACGGGCGGGGTCAGGGATTCTTCTATTCCCGCTTCGCCGCGCTGCAGGACGGGGCTGACCCGCGATCCTCCACCGTGGGGCAGCAGCTTTTCTATCATCGGCTGGGCACGGCGCAGGCGCAGGACCAGCTTATCTACGCCACGCCGGACCAGCCGCGCCTCGGCCACACGGCGCAAGTGACGCAGGACGGGCGCTGGCTGGTCATCGCCAGTTTCCAGGGCACCGATCCGCGCCGCGAACTGCATGTCGCGGAACTGACCGGGGGCAAGGTGAAGGTCCGGTCGCTGGTCAGGGGCATGACCAACGACTGGCGGCTGATCGGCAGCCGGGGGCCGACGCTCTATTTCATCACCGATCAATATGCCCCGCGCCTGCGCGTCGTCAGCATCGACGCCCGCCATCCCCGCCGCAGCGGCACGCAGGTCGTGGCGGAGCGCGGGGACACGCTGGCGGGCGGATCGCTGGTGGGGGACCGGCTGATCCTGGCCTATCTGTCCGACGCGGAGACGGTGGCGGAACTGGTCGGCCTTGACGGGCGGAAGGTCAGCGACGTTCCGCTGCCCGGCATCGGCACGGCGGCGGGCTTCGGCGGGCGCGACGGCGATCCCGAAACCTTCTTCAGCTTTTCCGGCTTCACCACGCCGTCCAGCATCTACCGCTTCGACACGGCGACGCTGCGCTATGAACTGTTCGCCCGGCCCGACCTGCCCTTTAACCCCGACGATTACGGCATAGAGCAGGTCAGCTATCCATCGAAGGACGGCACGATGATCCCGATGACGGTGATCCGCAAGAAGGCGCTGGCGCTGTCGAAGACGCCCGCGCCGACCATCCTCTACGGCTATGGCGGCTTCAACATCGCGCTGACGCCCGGCTATTCGGCGACGCGCATGGCGTGGCTGGAGCAGGGGGGCGTCTATGCCATCGCCAATCTGCGCGGCGGCGGGGAATTCGGCAAGGCGTGGCACGATGCGGGCCGTCTGGCCAACAAGCAGAATGTGTTCGACGATTTCATCGCGGCGGGCGAATATCTGAAGGCCAACGGCTATACGGCGAAGGATGGCCTCGCCATCGAGGGGCGGTCCAATGGCGGCTTGCTGGTGGGCGCGGTGGTGAACCAGCGGCCGGACCTGTTCGCCGCCGCCCTGCCGGCGGTGGGCGTGATGGACATGCTGCGCTTCGACCGCTTCACCGCCGGGCGTTACTGGATCGACGATTATGGGTCGCCCGACCGGGAGGAGGATTTCCGCCTGCTCCACGCCTATTCGCCCTATCACAACATCATGGGCGGGAAGGATTATCCGGCGATCCTCGTCACCACGGGCGATACCGACGACCGGGTGGTGCCCGCGCACAGCTTCAAATATGCGGCGGCATTGCAGGCGGCGGAACTGGGGCCGAAGCCGCGCCTGATCCGGATCGACACCAAGGCCGGGCATGGCGCGGGCAAGCCCGTGGACAAGCTGATCGACGAATATGCCGACAGCTACGCCTTTGCCGCTTATTATGCCGGGCTGAAACTGGACGCGGCGCCGAAATAG
- a CDS encoding YqiJ family protein — translation MAAFLFATENIVFVSAIVLMLLVGAVQAIGIAGDFDLDIDGDADLLGWLGVGRLPLLMLLAIFLALFGMIGLIGQHLLLDFAGAMLPPLIAAPAALMTSLPATGFAARRLAPLLPRDQSSAVPLDALTGSFARIVTGVARSGSPARARVEDGFGQAHYIMVEPDNAGQTLEEGETILLVRREDHIFRAISHGDHYLPRL, via the coding sequence GTGGCCGCGTTCCTTTTCGCGACCGAGAACATCGTTTTCGTCTCGGCGATCGTGCTGATGCTGCTCGTCGGGGCGGTGCAGGCCATCGGCATTGCGGGAGACTTCGATCTCGACATTGACGGCGATGCAGACCTGCTGGGCTGGCTGGGCGTCGGGCGCCTGCCGCTGTTGATGCTGCTGGCGATATTTCTGGCGCTGTTCGGCATGATCGGGCTGATCGGCCAGCATCTGCTGCTCGATTTCGCCGGTGCCATGCTGCCGCCGCTGATCGCCGCCCCCGCCGCCCTGATGACCAGCCTGCCTGCGACCGGCTTTGCCGCGCGGCGGCTTGCTCCCCTGCTTCCCCGCGATCAGAGCAGCGCCGTGCCCCTCGATGCGCTGACCGGCAGCTTCGCCCGTATCGTCACCGGGGTGGCGCGGAGCGGCTCCCCCGCGCGCGCCCGGGTCGAAGATGGCTTTGGCCAGGCGCATTATATCATGGTCGAACCCGACAATGCCGGCCAGACGCTGGAAGAGGGCGAGACCATCCTGCTGGTCCGTCGCGAGGATCATATCTTTCGCGCCATCTCGCATGGCGACCATTATCTGCCCCGTCTCTAG
- a CDS encoding flotillin family protein, translating to MNLPAVQESFSLMPYLIISGTGLLLLIVLGVVLARLYKRASKEIGFVRTGFGGEKVVMNGGALVLPIFHETMPVNMNTVRLAVERKNSDALITLDRLRIDVKAEFYVRVKPDAQSIATAAQTLGSRTMNPEALKELVEGKFVDALRSVAAGMTMNQLHEQRSEFVQKVQQVSSVDLAMNGLELESVSLTGLDQTSIEHFNANNAFDAEGLTKLTEQIELRKKSRNDIEQETRVQIETKNLEAERQSLLISRDTEFARLEQEREVEMRRAAQIAEVAREQSLRQQEADQARIEAKKLVDSQQIEADRAVQQARIAQEQALELARQEQQIAVQNKSREESQAKAQADEARAKAVAAEEQVQTSRQTEIAERTKRIELIDAAREAERAAIQVRVEAEAEKQAAADRAEALRLAAEGEAEAAKLRAEADRVRFEVEAAGQRAVNEAANILSSDQMSLQTKMALLKVLPDLVREAAKPMEAIDSIRIVQVDGLTGSHADGAAVIGGGEQNLANAAVSAALRYRAQAPVIDGLMKELGLDGANLDSLVKGAVEPAVTSVAPIVVEPVEDGRKAPSQA from the coding sequence ATGAATCTGCCTGCCGTGCAGGAGAGCTTTTCGCTCATGCCCTATCTGATCATCTCCGGGACCGGGCTTCTCCTCCTGATCGTGCTCGGCGTCGTGCTGGCGCGGCTATACAAGCGGGCGTCGAAGGAAATCGGCTTCGTGCGCACCGGCTTCGGCGGGGAGAAGGTGGTGATGAACGGCGGCGCGCTGGTGCTGCCGATCTTTCATGAAACCATGCCGGTCAACATGAACACGGTGCGCCTGGCGGTGGAGCGGAAGAACAGCGACGCGCTGATCACGCTGGACCGCCTGCGCATCGATGTGAAGGCGGAATTCTACGTCCGCGTGAAGCCCGATGCCCAATCCATCGCTACCGCCGCGCAGACCTTGGGGTCGCGGACGATGAATCCGGAGGCGCTGAAGGAACTGGTCGAGGGCAAGTTCGTCGACGCGCTGCGTTCCGTCGCGGCGGGGATGACGATGAACCAGTTGCATGAGCAGCGCAGCGAGTTCGTGCAGAAGGTGCAGCAGGTGTCCTCGGTCGACCTCGCCATGAACGGGCTGGAACTGGAGAGCGTGTCGCTGACCGGACTCGACCAGACGTCGATCGAGCATTTCAACGCCAACAACGCCTTCGATGCAGAGGGTCTGACCAAGCTGACCGAGCAGATCGAACTGCGCAAGAAATCGCGCAACGACATCGAGCAGGAAACCCGCGTCCAGATCGAAACCAAGAATCTGGAGGCGGAGCGCCAGTCGCTGCTGATTTCGCGCGACACCGAATTCGCGCGGCTGGAGCAGGAGCGGGAGGTCGAGATGCGCCGCGCCGCTCAGATCGCCGAAGTCGCCCGCGAACAGTCGCTGCGCCAGCAGGAAGCGGATCAGGCGCGGATCGAAGCGAAGAAGCTGGTCGACAGCCAGCAGATCGAGGCGGATCGCGCCGTCCAGCAGGCGCGCATCGCGCAGGAACAGGCGCTCGAACTGGCGCGGCAGGAACAGCAGATCGCGGTGCAGAACAAGAGCCGCGAGGAAAGCCAGGCCAAGGCGCAGGCCGACGAAGCCCGCGCCAAGGCGGTCGCGGCGGAGGAGCAGGTCCAGACGTCTCGCCAGACGGAGATTGCCGAGCGCACCAAGCGGATCGAACTGATCGACGCGGCCAGGGAGGCGGAACGCGCAGCGATCCAGGTCCGGGTCGAAGCCGAAGCCGAGAAGCAGGCGGCGGCCGACCGCGCCGAAGCGCTGCGGCTGGCCGCCGAGGGCGAAGCGGAAGCCGCCAAGCTGCGCGCCGAGGCGGACCGGGTGCGATTCGAAGTTGAGGCGGCGGGTCAGCGCGCGGTCAATGAAGCCGCGAATATCCTGTCGTCGGACCAGATGTCGCTCCAGACGAAGATGGCGCTGCTTAAGGTGCTGCCCGATCTCGTGCGGGAGGCGGCCAAGCCGATGGAAGCGATTGATTCGATCAGGATCGTGCAGGTCGACGGCCTCACTGGATCGCATGCGGATGGCGCGGCGGTGATCGGCGGCGGCGAGCAGAACCTCGCCAATGCCGCCGTGTCGGCCGCCTTGCGTTACCGGGCGCAGGCGCCGGTGATCGATGGCCTGATGAAGGAATTGGGGCTGGACGGCGCCAACCTGGATTCGCTGGTGAAGGGCGCTGTGGAACCTGCCGTGACGTCGGTCGCCCCGATCGTCGTCGAACCCGTGGAGGACGGGCGCAAGGCGCCGTCCCAGGCCTGA
- a CDS encoding YoaK family protein yields MRGYDASRLMLAIGLAAQAGFIDALGFLKLGGLFVSFMSGNSTRLGVGLASGAAVAGMAAGLIGAFVGGVLAGALVARRAGRWRKQAVLGLSTALLVCAALLALPDGPGMGLTLLMTAAMGAVNNVFQRDGEVSIGVTYMTGALVKLGQQLAVALSGGPRWNWLPYLLLWLGLVAGAVAGGGLFALMGLHALWVAVAFSGLLLLWSGRLGPLDKGRQGH; encoded by the coding sequence ATGCGCGGATATGATGCTTCCCGCCTCATGCTGGCCATCGGCCTGGCGGCGCAGGCGGGGTTCATTGACGCGCTGGGGTTCCTGAAGCTCGGCGGGCTTTTCGTTTCCTTCATGAGCGGCAATTCGACGCGGCTGGGCGTAGGGCTGGCCAGCGGCGCGGCGGTCGCGGGGATGGCGGCGGGATTGATCGGGGCCTTTGTCGGCGGCGTGCTGGCGGGCGCGCTGGTCGCGCGCCGGGCGGGGCGCTGGCGCAAGCAGGCGGTGCTGGGCCTTTCGACCGCGCTGCTGGTCTGCGCCGCGCTGCTGGCCCTGCCGGACGGGCCGGGCATGGGGCTGACGCTGCTGATGACGGCGGCGATGGGCGCGGTGAACAACGTCTTCCAGCGCGATGGCGAGGTCAGCATCGGCGTCACCTACATGACCGGCGCGCTGGTGAAGCTGGGACAGCAACTGGCGGTGGCGCTGAGCGGCGGGCCGCGATGGAACTGGCTGCCCTATCTGCTGCTGTGGCTGGGGCTGGTGGCGGGCGCTGTGGCGGGGGGCGGCCTCTTTGCGCTGATGGGCCTGCATGCGCTGTGGGTCGCCGTGGCCTTTTCCGGGCTGTTGCTGCTGTGGAGCGGCCGCCTGGGACCGCTGGACAAGGGACGTCAAGGGCACTAA
- the guaA gene encoding glutamine-hydrolyzing GMP synthase: protein MTLPLQDSILIVDFGSQVTQLIARRVREAGVYSEIAPFNNAAEAFERLKPKGIILSGGPSSVMWEDSPRAPQHFFDAGVPVLGICYGQQTMMQQLGGNVEGGESGEFGRAFIEVKKGCALFDGLWAEGEKHQVWMSHGDKVTRLAPGFEVVAVSEGAPYAITANEEKRFYATQFHPEVVHTPDGAKLLANFVRHVCGLKGDWTMAEFRATKIADIRAQVGEGRVICGLSGGVDSAVAAVLIHEAIGDQLTCVFVDHGLMRLGEAEQVVSLFREHYGIKLVHVNAEERFLGGLAGLTDPEKKRKFIGGEFIAVFEEEAKKIGGADFLAQGTLYPDVIESVSFTGGPSVTIKSHHNVGGLPERMNMKLVEPLRELFKDEVRVLGRELGLPEIFVGRHPFPGPGLAIRIPGEVSKERCDILRKADAVYLEEIRNAGLYDAIWQAFAVLLPVRTVGVMGDYRTYDSVCALRAVTSTDGMTADIYPFDAAFLSRVATRIINEVKGINRVVYDYTSKPPGTIEWE from the coding sequence ATGACGCTGCCCCTTCAGGATTCCATCCTCATCGTGGATTTCGGCAGCCAGGTGACGCAGCTCATCGCCCGCCGCGTGCGCGAGGCGGGCGTCTATTCCGAGATCGCGCCCTTCAACAACGCCGCCGAAGCCTTCGAGCGGCTGAAGCCCAAGGGCATCATCCTGTCCGGCGGCCCCTCCTCCGTCATGTGGGAGGACAGCCCCCGCGCCCCGCAGCATTTCTTCGACGCGGGCGTGCCCGTGCTGGGCATATGCTATGGCCAGCAGACGATGATGCAGCAGTTGGGCGGCAATGTCGAAGGGGGCGAGAGCGGCGAGTTCGGCCGCGCCTTCATCGAGGTGAAGAAGGGCTGCGCGCTGTTCGACGGCCTGTGGGCCGAGGGCGAAAAGCATCAGGTGTGGATGAGCCATGGCGACAAGGTGACGCGGCTTGCCCCTGGTTTCGAGGTGGTGGCGGTCAGCGAGGGCGCGCCCTATGCCATCACCGCCAATGAGGAAAAGCGTTTCTACGCCACGCAATTCCATCCGGAGGTGGTGCATACGCCGGACGGCGCGAAGCTGCTCGCCAATTTCGTGCGGCATGTCTGCGGCCTCAAGGGCGACTGGACCATGGCGGAATTCCGCGCCACCAAGATCGCCGACATCCGGGCGCAGGTGGGCGAAGGCCGGGTGATTTGCGGGCTTTCGGGCGGGGTCGACAGCGCGGTGGCCGCCGTGCTGATCCATGAAGCCATTGGCGACCAGTTGACCTGCGTGTTTGTGGACCATGGGCTGATGCGGCTGGGCGAGGCGGAGCAGGTCGTCAGCCTGTTCCGCGAGCATTATGGCATCAAGCTGGTCCATGTGAACGCCGAGGAGCGCTTCCTGGGCGGGCTGGCGGGGCTGACCGATCCGGAGAAGAAGCGCAAGTTCATCGGCGGCGAGTTCATTGCCGTGTTCGAGGAGGAAGCGAAGAAGATCGGCGGGGCGGACTTCCTGGCGCAGGGCACGCTCTATCCGGACGTGATCGAGTCGGTGAGCTTTACGGGCGGGCCTTCGGTGACGATCAAGTCGCACCATAATGTCGGCGGCCTGCCCGAACGCATGAACATGAAGCTGGTCGAGCCGCTGCGCGAACTGTTCAAGGACGAGGTGCGCGTGCTGGGCCGGGAACTGGGCCTGCCGGAGATTTTCGTCGGGCGGCACCCCTTCCCCGGTCCAGGCCTGGCGATCCGCATCCCCGGCGAGGTGAGCAAGGAGCGGTGCGACATATTGCGGAAGGCCGACGCCGTCTATCTGGAGGAAATCCGGAACGCCGGGCTGTACGACGCGATCTGGCAGGCCTTCGCGGTGCTGCTGCCGGTGCGGACGGTGGGGGTGATGGGCGACTATCGCACCTATGACAGCGTCTGCGCGCTGCGGGCGGTGACCTCCACCGACGGGATGACGGCGGACATCTACCCGTTCGACGCCGCCTTCCTGAGCAGGGTGGCGACGCGGATCATCAATGAGGTGAAGGGCATCAACCGGGTGGTCTATGACTATACGTCGAAGCCGCCGGGCACGATCGAGTGGGAGTAA
- a CDS encoding DUF6356 family protein: MIDRLFLKHPRDVHESYGEHFEVATRFGFLMVRAGLACMVHGLVPAFFTRTGSATVKRLYDEMRQRQPDLPEPAYLSPKWRPEYEI; encoded by the coding sequence ATGATCGACCGCCTTTTCCTGAAACATCCCAGAGACGTCCATGAAAGCTATGGCGAGCATTTCGAGGTGGCGACGCGCTTCGGCTTCCTGATGGTGCGCGCGGGGCTGGCCTGCATGGTCCACGGGCTCGTCCCGGCTTTCTTCACCCGCACCGGCAGCGCGACGGTGAAGCGGCTGTACGACGAAATGCGGCAGCGCCAGCCGGACCTTCCGGAACCCGCCTATCTCAGCCCGAAATGGCGCCCGGAATATGAGATCTGA
- a CDS encoding aminotransferase, whose protein sequence is MSAGMSERDPLGHPVYRDMPTTIFEKMSGRARETGAINLGQGFPDAQGPEEILRAAADALLTRSNQYPPMAGLAELRGAVAAHYARHQGIDLSPQEVIVTSGATETIAASLLALVRPGDEVLVLAPLYDAYLPLIERAGGVARVLRLTPPDWRIGREALAAAVTPNTRLLLMNNPVNPTGIALREQELALLAELCVENDLIAICDEVWEHVIYDGVAHRPLIGFPGMRDRTVKIGSAGKIFSLTGWKVGWMCAALPLATLLARAHQFITFTTPPHLQWAVAEGLARPESWFDAMRGAYQASRDRLVAGLRGAGYVVNACAATWFVTVDLPASGIDMDDVAFCERIIEEAGVAAIPISAFYPAEPVTHLVRLCFSKADGILDEAVARLAAFRASLI, encoded by the coding sequence ATGTCGGCCGGCATGAGCGAACGCGACCCCCTGGGCCATCCCGTCTATCGGGACATGCCGACCACCATCTTCGAAAAAATGTCCGGCCGGGCGCGGGAGACGGGCGCGATCAACCTGGGGCAAGGCTTTCCCGACGCGCAGGGGCCGGAGGAGATATTGCGCGCCGCCGCCGACGCGCTGCTGACCCGGTCCAATCAATATCCGCCCATGGCTGGCCTTGCCGAACTGCGCGGGGCGGTGGCGGCGCATTATGCGCGGCATCAGGGGATCGACCTGTCGCCGCAGGAGGTGATCGTCACATCCGGCGCGACGGAGACGATTGCGGCCAGTCTGCTGGCGCTGGTCCGGCCCGGCGATGAAGTGCTGGTGCTGGCGCCGCTCTATGACGCCTATCTGCCGCTGATCGAGCGGGCGGGCGGCGTGGCGCGGGTGCTGCGGCTCACCCCGCCCGACTGGCGGATCGGGCGAGAGGCGCTGGCGGCGGCGGTCACGCCAAACACGCGCCTGCTGCTGATGAACAATCCGGTGAACCCGACCGGCATCGCCCTGCGCGAACAGGAACTGGCGCTGTTGGCGGAATTGTGCGTGGAAAACGACCTGATCGCCATTTGCGACGAGGTGTGGGAGCATGTCATCTATGACGGCGTCGCGCACAGGCCACTGATCGGCTTTCCCGGCATGCGGGATCGGACGGTGAAGATCGGTTCGGCGGGCAAGATATTTTCCCTCACCGGCTGGAAAGTCGGCTGGATGTGCGCCGCCCTGCCCCTTGCGACGCTGCTTGCCCGCGCTCACCAGTTCATCACCTTCACCACCCCGCCCCACCTGCAATGGGCGGTGGCCGAGGGGCTGGCCAGGCCGGAAAGCTGGTTCGACGCCATGCGGGGCGCCTATCAGGCTTCCCGCGACCGTCTCGTCGCGGGGCTGCGCGGCGCGGGCTATGTCGTCAATGCCTGCGCGGCGACATGGTTCGTGACCGTCGACCTGCCCGCTTCCGGCATCGACATGGACGATGTCGCCTTTTGCGAGCGGATCATCGAGGAAGCGGGCGTGGCGGCGATCCCGATTTCCGCCTTCTATCCCGCTGAACCCGTGACGCACCTGGTCCGCCTCTGCTTTTCCAAGGCGGACGGGATATTGGACGAAGCGGTGGCGCGACTGGCGGCTTTCCGCGCTTCCCTGATCTGA
- the rmuC gene encoding DNA recombination protein RmuC, with protein sequence MDSLAAILVIVALVAGLGIGWLAKGRSMAPLLAEKADLAGKLDMAATQRNAAIQELVVAQERAAQAADLARKLEAERAGREAAARELAALRSDAQARAEAFEAQIAALKDAKEQLSAQFSEIGGKLLHQAQSHFLERADQRMMQAHEKSEAQLRQLLHPVNETIQRYDQKITQIEQQRTEAYGILRGEIESMKTGQEAVRAEAQRLVDSLRHAPKARGRWGEQQLRNVLETCGLSEHVDFQTEVSVEGEDGRLRPDAILRVPGGRALVIDAKVSLNAYQDAYGAEGDEERKRLLSAHAAAMRAHVETLGRKSYAEQFDDAPDYVIMFVPGEHFLSAALEHDPQLWDHAFAKRVLLATPTNLIAIARTVAAVWRQEKMADEAKRIGMLGKELYERLAGAAGSLKKLGNRLNGAVADYNSFVGSFEGRVLVTGRKLRDLNIETGGKELEELEPVEALVREPSSAEAVRALPDALPDAAE encoded by the coding sequence ATGGACAGCCTGGCCGCCATTCTCGTCATTGTCGCCCTGGTCGCGGGGTTGGGGATCGGCTGGCTGGCGAAGGGCCGGTCCATGGCGCCGCTGCTGGCGGAAAAGGCCGATCTGGCGGGCAAGCTCGACATGGCGGCGACGCAACGCAACGCGGCGATCCAGGAACTGGTGGTGGCGCAGGAGCGCGCGGCGCAGGCGGCGGACCTGGCGCGGAAGCTGGAGGCGGAGCGCGCCGGGCGGGAAGCGGCGGCGCGGGAACTGGCGGCTTTGCGGTCCGACGCGCAGGCGCGGGCGGAAGCCTTCGAAGCGCAGATCGCCGCGCTCAAGGACGCCAAGGAACAGCTTTCGGCCCAGTTCAGCGAGATCGGCGGCAAGCTGCTGCACCAGGCGCAGAGCCATTTCCTGGAACGCGCCGACCAGCGCATGATGCAGGCGCATGAGAAAAGCGAGGCGCAGCTCAGGCAATTGCTGCATCCCGTCAACGAAACGATCCAGCGTTACGACCAGAAGATCACCCAGATAGAGCAGCAGCGGACGGAGGCCTACGGCATCCTGCGCGGCGAGATCGAATCGATGAAGACCGGGCAGGAAGCCGTGCGCGCCGAGGCGCAGCGGCTGGTCGATTCGCTGCGCCATGCGCCCAAGGCGCGCGGCCGCTGGGGCGAGCAGCAGTTGCGAAACGTGCTGGAGACATGCGGCCTTTCCGAACATGTGGATTTCCAGACCGAGGTGAGCGTGGAGGGCGAGGACGGCCGGCTGCGCCCCGACGCGATCCTGCGCGTGCCGGGCGGGCGGGCGCTGGTGATTGACGCCAAGGTGTCGTTGAATGCCTATCAGGATGCCTATGGCGCGGAGGGGGACGAAGAGCGGAAGCGGCTGCTGTCCGCCCACGCCGCCGCCATGCGGGCGCATGTCGAGACGCTGGGGCGGAAAAGCTATGCCGAACAGTTCGACGATGCGCCCGATTATGTGATCATGTTCGTGCCCGGCGAACATTTCCTGTCCGCCGCGCTGGAGCATGATCCGCAGCTTTGGGACCATGCCTTCGCAAAGCGCGTGCTGCTGGCGACGCCGACAAATCTGATCGCCATCGCCAGGACCGTCGCGGCGGTGTGGCGGCAGGAGAAGATGGCGGACGAGGCCAAGCGAATCGGCATGCTGGGCAAGGAACTGTACGAACGACTGGCCGGGGCGGCGGGGTCGCTCAAGAAGCTGGGCAATCGGCTGAACGGGGCCGTGGCGGATTACAACAGTTTCGTCGGCAGCTTCGAGGGCCGCGTTTTGGTGACGGGCCGCAAGCTGCGCGACCTCAACATCGAGACGGGCGGCAAGGAACTGGAGGAGTTGGAGCCGGTGGAGGCGCTGGTCCGCGAACCGTCTTCGGCTGAGGCGGTGCGGGCTTTGCCGGATGCGCTGCCGGATGCGGCGGAATAG
- a CDS encoding nicotinate-nucleotide adenylyltransferase, which produces MMKRIGLLGGSFNPAHDGHRDISRFAADALALDEVWWLVSPGNPLKPRAGMAPLPARLARARKVARRNLIRPTAIEAQLRTRYTIDTVKALRRRYPRHHFIWLMGADNLAQFGQWRDWRGIARIMPIAVIARPGYDEAARGSPAMSWLRRFVRPARQSAAWTDWRPPALVLLRFRPDPRSATLLRQADPLWHREYEHTRVRDPLTRRLIV; this is translated from the coding sequence ATCATGAAACGCATCGGCCTTCTTGGCGGCTCCTTCAATCCGGCGCATGACGGGCATCGGGACATTTCCCGGTTCGCGGCCGACGCGCTGGCGCTGGATGAAGTCTGGTGGCTGGTCTCGCCGGGCAATCCGCTCAAGCCCAGGGCCGGCATGGCGCCCCTGCCCGCCCGCCTTGCCCGCGCCCGAAAAGTCGCGCGGCGCAACCTCATCCGGCCGACGGCGATCGAGGCGCAGCTTCGCACGCGATACACCATCGACACGGTGAAAGCCTTGCGACGCCGCTATCCGCGGCATCACTTCATCTGGCTGATGGGGGCGGACAATCTTGCCCAATTCGGCCAGTGGAGGGACTGGCGCGGTATAGCCCGGATTATGCCCATTGCCGTGATCGCCCGGCCCGGCTATGATGAGGCCGCCCGTGGCTCACCGGCCATGAGCTGGCTGCGGCGCTTCGTCCGGCCCGCACGCCAGAGTGCAGCATGGACGGATTGGAGACCGCCGGCGCTTGTGCTTCTGCGCTTTCGCCCTGATCCAAGATCGGCGACCCTGCTGCGGCAGGCAGACCCCCTCTGGCATCGCGAATATGAACACACACGCGTGCGCGACCCGCTCACGCGCCGGTTGATTGTCTAG